The Blastocatellia bacterium nucleotide sequence AGATGGCCGAGACCTATTTCGGCATCGAGCCTCTTTTCGTGGATGCGAGCGCGCCGACGGGACTGCCGATCCTTTATGACAATCCCCAGGAGGTGGGAGCTGATCGCATCGCCGACAGCGTCGCCGCTGCCGCCAAATACGGGACGCCGGCGATTGTGGTGGACTTCGGCACGGCGACCACCTTTGATGCCATCTCCGCCACCGGAGAATATCTCGGGGGCGTCATCTGTCCCGGCATCATGATCTCTGCCGAAGCCCTCTTTGAACGCACGGCGAAGCTTCCTCGCGTGGACATTCGTCGTCCCGGCTCCGTTATTGGAAAATCAACGGTCGCCAGTATACAATCGGGCCTTTACTTCGGATATATCGGACTGGTTGATGGTGTGCTGGAGAGGCTCATCGAGGAGCTGGGGCCGGAGACACGAGTCATTGCCACCGGCGGGCTCTCTCACCTGATCGGTCGAGCCTCTCG carries:
- a CDS encoding type III pantothenate kinase, whose translation is MLLVIDVGNTNMALGVYRGDQLVTVWRLTTQRERTVDELGILCRNLFALEGLEFSTVTAIIIASVVPPLDFPLRKMAETYFGIEPLFVDASAPTGLPILYDNPQEVGADRIADSVAAAAKYGTPAIVVDFGTATTFDAISATGEYLGGVICPGIMISAEALFERTAKLPRVDIRRPGSVIGKSTVASIQSGLYFGYIGLVDGVLERLIEELGPETRVIATGGLSHLIGRASRYIQTIDDNLTLDGLRIIYERWKQAESYTGTSSRRSTRETRS